One region of Streptomyces sp. CG4 genomic DNA includes:
- a CDS encoding VWA domain-containing protein produces MANFAKSHVPQFSMDVYQNEYLPQDGREVNAIVTVTATGGGTVGSAVTPLHPAGRGPSAAVAIMVDCSGSMDYPPTKMRNARDATAAAIDTLRDGTHFAVIGGTHVAKEVYPGGGGLAIADATTREQAKQALRRLGAGGGTAIGTWLRLADQLLNSADVTIRHGILLTDGRNEHESPEDLRAMLDACAGRFTCDARGVGTDWEVKEVTGIASALLGTADIVADPAALAADFTQMMETAMGKEVADVALRVWTPVGTAIRFVKQVAPTVEDLTGRRTEAGPRAGDYPTGSWGDESRDYHLCVEVPAAGIGQEMLAARVSLVVPQPDGSVQNLGAQGLVRAVWTDDMTASTSINPQVAHYTGQAELAQAIQQGLDLRKAGDFDGATAKLGRAVQLASASGNADTAKLLAKVVDVVDAATGTVRLKTKVAEADEMTLETRSTKTVRVKK; encoded by the coding sequence ATGGCCAATTTCGCGAAGTCGCACGTGCCGCAGTTCTCGATGGACGTCTACCAGAACGAGTACCTGCCGCAGGACGGGCGCGAGGTCAACGCCATCGTCACCGTGACGGCGACCGGCGGCGGCACCGTCGGGAGCGCCGTGACCCCGCTGCACCCGGCCGGGCGCGGCCCGTCCGCCGCCGTGGCGATCATGGTGGACTGCTCCGGCTCCATGGACTATCCGCCGACCAAGATGCGCAACGCCCGGGACGCCACGGCCGCCGCGATCGACACCCTGCGCGACGGCACGCACTTCGCGGTGATCGGCGGCACGCACGTGGCCAAGGAGGTCTATCCGGGCGGCGGCGGGCTCGCGATCGCCGACGCCACCACCCGCGAGCAGGCCAAGCAGGCGCTGCGGCGGCTCGGCGCGGGCGGCGGTACGGCCATCGGCACCTGGCTGCGGCTCGCCGACCAGCTGCTGAACTCGGCCGATGTCACCATCCGGCACGGCATCCTGCTCACCGACGGCCGCAACGAACACGAGTCGCCGGAGGACCTGCGCGCGATGCTGGACGCGTGTGCCGGACGGTTCACCTGTGACGCACGCGGCGTGGGCACCGACTGGGAAGTGAAAGAAGTCACAGGGATCGCCTCCGCGCTCCTCGGCACCGCCGACATCGTCGCCGACCCGGCCGCTCTCGCCGCCGACTTCACGCAGATGATGGAGACGGCGATGGGCAAGGAGGTCGCCGACGTCGCCCTGCGGGTGTGGACACCGGTCGGTACGGCCATCAGGTTCGTCAAGCAAGTGGCGCCCACCGTCGAGGACTTGACCGGCCGCCGCACCGAGGCCGGCCCGCGCGCCGGGGACTACCCGACCGGGTCCTGGGGCGACGAGTCCCGCGACTACCACCTGTGCGTGGAGGTCCCGGCGGCCGGGATCGGCCAGGAGATGCTCGCCGCCCGGGTCTCGCTGGTCGTGCCCCAACCGGACGGATCCGTACAGAACCTGGGCGCGCAGGGCCTCGTACGGGCGGTGTGGACCGACGACATGACGGCCTCCACCTCGATCAACCCCCAAGTCGCCCACTACACCGGGCAGGCCGAACTGGCACAAGCCATCCAGCAAGGGCTCGATCTTCGCAAAGCGGGCGATTTCGATGGCGCAACGGCCAAACTGGGGCGCGCTGTTCAACTCGCGAGTGCCTCCGGGAACGCGGATACTGCGAAACTGCTTGCGAAGGTGGTGGACGTGGTCGATGCCGCGACAGGTACTGTGCGGTTGAAGACGAAGGTCGCCGAGGCCGATGAGATGACTCTGGAGACCCGGTCCACCAAGACCGTTCGTGTAAAGAAGTGA